The region CGGCCATTCTCACCGGAGCATCCGCCAGCTTCACACTCTCCAGCAGCACCGTCGCGTGCGCAACGGCGACACCATCCTGGTTCAGCCCTTCTGGGGTCTTTGCCTTGATGCCAACCTCTCCCGGCTTTACTCCCAGCAGCTCGGCGACGCGCTCGCGCAGCTCACCGGCGATCGGAACAATCTTCGGACGGGCCATCACCAGCACTGTATCGACATTCACGATCTTGTACCCTGCCGTCGCTACCTCTTCCAACGCCGTCTGCAGAAAGATATCCGAGGCCGCACCCTTCCACCGCGGATCGCTGGGAGGAAAGAACGTCCCAATATCGCCGGCAGATACCGCTCCCAGCAACGCATCGGTGATGGCATGCAGCAAAACATCGCCATCGGAGTGACCAGCCAGACCCTCCGGATGCTCAATCTTCAGCCCGCCGATCACCAGCGGCACGCCCGGCTTGAACGCATGCGAATCAAATCCGTACCCGATCCTCATGCTCATCGCGCACCCGCCTGCTGTAGATAGAACTCAGCCAACTCGATATCGCCCGGCTGCGTAATCTTGAAATTCCTGGCCGATCCCGGCACCACCGCAACCTCCACCCCTGCTCGCTCCAGCAGGCTTGCTTCGTCAGTTCCTGCGAATCCATCGGCCTCTGCTTCTGCAAACGCCTTCCGCAGCAGGCCAACCCGTGCACCCTGCGGCGTCTGCGCCAGCACCACGCGTTCGCGCGGAATCGTCGCCGTAATGATCGCGCCTTCGGCCGTGCGCTCCACCTGCTTGATCGTATCGACCGCCGGCAGTCCCACAATCGCCGCCCCATGCCGCTCCACGGCATCGATGGTCCGCTCGATCGTCGCAGCGTCAATCAGCGGTCTGACCGCATCATGCACCAGCACAAGATCGTCGTCGCTCGATTGCAGTCCGGCCAATGCGTTACTCACGGACTCCTGCCGCGAATCGCCGCCCTCGACCACATGCAC is a window of Edaphobacter sp. 12200R-103 DNA encoding:
- the ispF gene encoding 2-C-methyl-D-erythritol 2,4-cyclodiphosphate synthase, with the protein product MSMRIGYGFDSHAFKPGVPLVIGGLKIEHPEGLAGHSDGDVLLHAITDALLGAVSAGDIGTFFPPSDPRWKGAASDIFLQTALEEVATAGYKIVNVDTVLVMARPKIVPIAGELRERVAELLGVKPGEVGIKAKTPEGLNQDGVAVAHATVLLESVKLADAPVRMAATAEVDDDIDEVVKGLVGESRDISALGRKRAPFNTDDLT
- the ispD gene encoding 2-C-methyl-D-erythritol 4-phosphate cytidylyltransferase, which gives rise to MRVFVILPAAGIGTRMAAGSHAAAPKQFLAIGGVPVLVRSVKAFLEVERVDAVCVAVRGTERERVTQQIQEYGLGPRVHVVEGGDSRQESVSNALAGLQSSDDDLVLVHDAVRPLIDAATIERTIDAVERHGAAIVGLPAVDTIKQVERTAEGAIITATIPRERVVLAQTPQGARVGLLRKAFAEAEADGFAGTDEASLLERAGVEVAVVPGSARNFKITQPGDIELAEFYLQQAGAR